A window of the Molothrus ater isolate BHLD 08-10-18 breed brown headed cowbird chromosome 16, BPBGC_Mater_1.1, whole genome shotgun sequence genome harbors these coding sequences:
- the SNN gene encoding stannin has translation MSITDHSPSTGVVTVIVTLIAIAALGALILGCWCYLRLQKLSQSEDEESIVGEGETKEPFLLVQYSAKGPCVERKAKLTPNGPEVHS, from the coding sequence ATGTCCATCACAGATCACAGCCCCAGCACGGGAGTGGTGACTGTCATCGTTACCCTGATCGCTATTGCGGCTCTGGGAGCTCTGATTCTGGGCTGCTGGTGCTACCTGCGCCTGCAGAAGCTCAGCCAGTCTGAGGATGAGGAAAGCATTGTGGGTGAGGGAGAAACCAAAGAGCCCTTTCTGCTGGTGCAGTACTCTGCTAAAGGACCCTGTGTGGAGAGGAAAGCTAAGCTAACTCCAAATGGCCCAGAAGTACACAGCTAA